In the genome of Candidatus Methylomirabilota bacterium, one region contains:
- a CDS encoding acyl-CoA dehydrogenase family protein, which produces MDFRPSPAQQLLVSTAREFLRKHCPPELVQRVALDARGFDDALWRRMAELGWPGLLIPPELGGSGGSLLDVILLVEEMGRAGVPGPFVTSAVAATSLLLAAGSADQQKRRLPAMAAGERIVSVALVDDGGSYDLGAIALASEAPGRLSGRKLFVEDAHIAHELIVVTRTGRGLGLLLLPTDRPGVARLPLDTIGAEKLFEVAFDQVEVRADDRLGAGDAREALVATLQAAALARTAEMVGGAQRLLELAVEHARTRVQGGRPIGGYQAIQHACADLVRDVDASRGLLYAAAWKLAKGEAAGSDVAMAKAYAGEACLAVARRAHQIFGAMGYCEEHPLHLLHKRIHAASLDFGDVPLHLEAVARAIGLRECKG; this is translated from the coding sequence GTGGACTTCCGTCCCTCGCCCGCCCAGCAGCTCCTCGTGTCCACCGCGCGCGAGTTCCTCCGCAAGCACTGTCCGCCCGAGCTCGTCCAGCGCGTGGCGCTCGACGCGCGCGGCTTCGACGACGCGCTCTGGCGGCGGATGGCCGAGCTGGGCTGGCCCGGGCTCCTGATCCCGCCCGAGCTCGGCGGCAGCGGCGGCTCGCTGCTCGACGTCATCCTGCTCGTCGAGGAGATGGGGCGCGCCGGCGTGCCGGGGCCGTTCGTCACCAGCGCCGTGGCCGCCACCTCGCTGCTGCTGGCGGCGGGCAGCGCCGACCAGCAGAAGCGCCGGCTCCCCGCGATGGCGGCCGGTGAGCGCATCGTGAGCGTGGCGCTCGTGGACGACGGCGGCTCGTACGATCTCGGCGCGATCGCGCTCGCCAGCGAGGCGCCCGGCCGGCTCAGCGGGCGCAAGCTCTTCGTCGAGGACGCCCACATCGCCCACGAGCTGATCGTCGTCACGCGCACGGGCCGCGGCCTCGGGCTCCTCCTGCTGCCCACGGACCGCCCGGGCGTCGCGCGGCTGCCGCTCGACACGATCGGTGCCGAAAAGCTCTTCGAGGTCGCGTTCGACCAGGTGGAGGTGCGCGCCGATGACCGGCTGGGCGCTGGCGACGCGCGCGAGGCGCTGGTGGCGACGCTCCAGGCGGCAGCGCTCGCGCGCACCGCGGAGATGGTGGGCGGCGCCCAGCGGCTGCTCGAGCTCGCCGTCGAGCACGCTCGAACGCGCGTTCAGGGTGGCCGGCCGATCGGCGGCTACCAGGCCATCCAGCACGCCTGCGCCGATCTCGTGCGCGACGTGGACGCCTCGCGCGGGCTGCTGTACGCCGCGGCCTGGAAGCTGGCCAAGGGCGAAGCAGCAGGGAGCGATGTCGCCATGGCCAAGGCCTACGCGGGCGAGGCGTGCCTGGCGGTCGCCCGCCGCGCGCACCAGATCTTCGGCGCCATGGGGTACTGCGAGGAGCACCCGCTGCATCTCCTGCACAAGCGGATCCACGCCGCCAGCCTGGACTTCGGCGACGTCCCGCTCCACCTGGAGGCGGTCGCGCGCGCGATCGGGCTCCGCGAGTGCAAAGGTTGA